A genome region from Nymphalis io chromosome Z, ilAglIoxx1.1, whole genome shotgun sequence includes the following:
- the LOC126780708 gene encoding F-actin-monooxygenase Mical isoform X4, giving the protein MNRVGRVEPTPPECALAAEMFDHFCSAGTMKQILALHREICNTLNLKPNRLPDFYPKLKAKLSSSWKAQALFKKFDTRANHKVYSKGRACTQTKVLIIGAGPCGLRAAIECQLLGAKVVVVEKRDRMSRNNVLHLWPFVIHDLRALGAKKFFGKFCAGSIDHICIRQLQCILLKVSLLLGVEFHEGVGFEELLEPTVTENSETLGWRARVSPIDHPVAQYEFDVLIGADGKRNTLQGFKRKEFRGKLAMAITANFINRHTEQEASVPEISGVAFIFNQKFFKDLYEETGIDLENIVYYKDDTHYFVMTAKKHSLLDKGVLLNDFAEVSRLLSVENVDRMALMRYAQEAARFSTDGRLPLRDFALNHYGEPDVALFDFTSMYAAENASMVYDRHGRRLLCQLVGDSLLEPFWPTGSGCARGFLSALDSAWAVRSWGQTPNPHPLEVIAERESIYRLLAQTTPENLHRDFGAYTLDPGTRYPNLNRAAVSPHRVTSFYDSDEPLPLDAVPTAKKRRREPEISEETLIAWVGYTEPGLRAATGPAALSELLKRYRPDLLPTESSPKAVYHILQQEFGITPVATNGSTRDIPEVKLRSYLLRVYLAFKGEVPHIYHKTDMFDQIKKSQQTEKNIRNTADHSVSVYSNAADTDKSHSSYRKKRRSVRTQQVSNDPAEYIRKKIGKLDLNDITQLARLIEGHDTIPNDEQRADKQKELQEQIITLLDPDDSPDPKTIRDSLAQLLQGTTKSKVKSKSIKDQSKLAHYFQEGNKNIEKKMPIRKLKGLDADTIKIPDFSDIFQDESADTDATLTAEVEKSKRKQKSTSPTSSNHKNKEFVRASSTEVQLSQARRLSEVVDAQRQRCSQSPEISSRYGRSNSIGSPEMAFNTRRIAQMFEGKKRQTHSPESIAVRSRITDNPEMALRWQRMADIIEGKCRDTSSPDRSKRSDSIGNPELALRRQRVADLIQGGNKSRQSQENLVQRRNSGEIAFRMQRVSEMMKKKNAEVKRPKNYGKRKAAREIMKQRFEKSLQMLAAEPRLDFTSSADLENDYGLQQYRASAPQFDERVKKLEKKLQHYEEGRIVGGGARSAGGGARVARLAAELSNTTTSSVMPRSSKPKDLMRSVGKIERDDWNVKEIERKIMENRLGRPEPKTAEKVPKWDREQFLGRQRRLKEGENNEEKWGEIDETLHKLDQKLRDSGRPVHGTKKVAKLATKFVKKEEPEAEKALSKEELKKPWRGPSSAGMQCAACGTRVFAAEGVVADGLHLHRACFRCAVCKTVLRPGNYTMERYGSRLVCLRHSGVSVPDSIVSRVLSAPSPARGDAPTPTPERISLELSDGGAREIDEDEWTDRNFLASETSGAGGLSDEEESSSDEYTDAGDSDNDAEHSPQPVVAEPRPLHSNLYFSDDSFGYDDYSDDGAESSGNESCSRMRAAREARRREVPAEARPPTDSSEVESEEESESSDEEVSSATEVSTDSEFAREECAPMCATSPPAILVTEATPPAPAAPPNPPEYPLSRTRSAGGLATKRALELKRKYLLGEPSPPTVRKSDSTSQLDTKLEAFRSTITEFQKLLHPAPVHPQKPIVTFQLNTEEKKVQPMPDIIKNLCTDAPVDLLTKGDSPLCNNDWREPIKEERQEPDIESDSLSEDDSSHTETIPNQSVPRVEVHDEGGELIQLDSLMIINGTVDDNDEKASGTATVTGPTIVAVDSESSESCRDATTLALTETELSDWAAESAVLDECGFDDKEDRKRSKNPRSLSGPKLVHETKNISAIQSHVCGRTSPTEPIVFSNAQEHFEFADEGDQDPSIETPVTPRNEGYMELIDDEYDSYFPTNDRSMNFIERSFSETTIKPNVTSNVFKEKEIANDFSEVIKYIDDQDSKTDSVSKEEILIANVEPQTNDSFEKSNSSSERKDDSLFRVTEEVTDNHDTSKSDDLIITGSFSDISPPLEEDDNESKLDCNKIDAEISLEDISPPLATVDKSKSQSSIAFTSNKPITFASPCSLRIYAPAICRSASETFSRTNVLDTNSPAQTVDWSCHVSSDSMSTTSPTPTRDTIDKVQEIKKEREEQTEVVRRLVLERLGNGQRANRKSTRKTKASPLSSVPPPVPPPPILTAPPSPPAPLSPPIVPILPPPPLRPAPPLMTLPVHSSFSDPDLTHERRRKGIIRSISNYLNRRLGPRQKDSQRHRIREAHKSTGALQEAPPVPPPPISYTPPDTSLSPQPRLPTEQQAATVAELVQVSAQRQAHQALMAADRRRTGASSGVGD; this is encoded by the exons ATGAATCGGGTTGGGCGCGTAGAGCCAACTCCGCCGGAGTGCGCGCTCGCAGCTGAAATGTTCGATCATTTTTGCTCGGCTGGTACCATGAAACAAATTTTAGCTCTTCATAGAGAAATATGCAACACACTCAATTTGAAACCAAACAGGCTTCCTGATTTTTATCCAAAATTAAAG GCCAAGTTATCTAGTTCGTGGAAGGCACAAGCTCTTTTTAAAAAGTTTGATACGCGCGCTAATCATAAAGTGTACAGCAAAGGTCGCGCTTGCACTCAAACCAAGGTGCTCATAATAGGAGCTGGACCATGCGGCTTGCGTGCTGCCATCGAGTGTCAACTCCTTGGCGCCAAAGTG GTTGTGGTCGAAAAACGTGACAGAATGTCTAGAAACAATGTTCTGCATTTGTGGCCCTTTGTCATACACGACCTGCGAGCTCTGGGCGCTAAGAAATTTTTCGGGAAGTTTTGCGCCGGGTCCATAGACCACATCTGCATCAGGCAGTTACAGTGCATACTTTTAAAg GTGTCGTTGCTATTAGGCGTAGAATTTCATGAAGGAGTCGGTTTCGAAGAACTGCTGGAGCCTACCGTTACAGAGAACTCTGAaa CGTTAGGTTGGCGTGCGAGAGTTAGTCCTATAGACCATCCTGTGGCGCAATACGAGTTCGACGTTCTCATCGGTGCAGACGGCAAGCGTAACACACTTCAGGGCTTTAAACGTAAAGAATTCCGCGGAAAACTTGCAATGGCTATCACAGCTAATTTTATCAACCGACACACCGAGCAGGAGGCGTCG GTACCTGAAATAAGTGGAGTTGCTTTCATATTCAATCAGAAATTCTTCAAAGATTTATACGAGGAAACTGGAATAGATCtcgaaaatattgtatattataaggaCGATACCCACTATTTTGTAATGACAGCGAAGAAACACAGTCTATTAGATAAAGGAGTTCTTTTAAAC GATTTTGCGGAAGTTTCTCGCTTGCTTAGCGTCGAAAATGTGGATAGAATGGCACTAATGCGGTATGCGCAGGAGGCAGCCCGTTTTTCTACAGATGGACGTTTGCCTTTGCGTGATTTTGCCCTTAATCATTACGGAGAACCAGACGTAGCGCTCTTTGATTTTACTTCAATGTATGCAGCTGAAAATGCCAGCAtg gtATACGATCGACACGGTAGGCGATTACTATGCCAGTTGGTTGGGGATAGTTTGCTGGAACCGTTTTGGCCGACGGGATCCGGATGTGCGCGCGGCTTCCTTTCCGCACTTGATTCAGCATGGGCGGTCCGCTCCTGGGGACAGACTCCAAATCCTCATCCCCTGGAGGTTATTGCAGAACGAGAATCCATATATAGGCTTTTAG ctCAAACAACACCCGAGAATCTTCACCGCGACTTCGGTGCGTACACACTTGATCCCGGCACACGGTATCCAAATCTCAATCGAGCAGCAGTCTCACCGCATCGAGTTACTTCCTTCTACGATTCTGATGAACCACTGCCACTCGATGCTGTGCCAACTGCTAAGAAGAGGCGTCGAG AACCGGAAATATCGGAAGAAACACTCATCGCTTGGGTGGGATATACGGAACCGGGACTAAGAGCTGCTACCGGTCCGGCTGCTCTATCCGAGCTACTTAAACGATACCGACCGGATCTTTTGCCAACGGAATCGTCACCGAAGGCAGTTTACCATATATTGCAGCAAGAATTTG gaatTACGCCAGTCGCAACTAATGGATCGACTCGTGACATCCCGGAAGTAAAACTGCGCTCGTATCTACTTCGGGTGTATCTTGCTTTCAAGGGTGAAGTGCCTCATATATACCACAAGACAGACATGTTCGATcag ATTAAAAAAAGTCAGCAGACAGAGAAGAATATTCGAAACACAGCAGACCATTCAGTTTCTGtttattcaa ACGCTGCGGATACTGACAAATCGCACTCGAGCTACAGAAAAAAGCGGCGCTCCGTTCGCACACAACAAGTAAGTAACGATCCTGCAgagtatataagaaaaaaaatcggaAAATTAGATCTAAATGATATTACACAACTAGCGCGTCTTATTGAAGGCCATGATACTATTCCAAACGATGAACAGCGAGCTGATAAGCAAAAGGAATTACAGGAACAAATAATCACCTTGCTAGATCCTGACGATTCACCTGACCCGAAAACCATAAGAGATTCCTTAGCACAACTTTTGCAAGGAACGACTAAAtctaaagtaaaatcaaaaAGTATTAAAGACCAGTCGAAATTAGCACATTATTTTCAAGaaggcaataaaaatattgaaaagaaaATGCCAATTCGTAAATTAAAAGGTTTGGACGCTGACACAATCAAAATTCCTGATTTCTCGGACATATTTCAAGACGAATCTGCCGACACAGATGCTACTTTAACAGCCGAAGTAGAAAaatcaaaaagaaaacaaaaatcgaCATCTCCTACATCTAGTAATCATAAGAACAAAGAATTTGTTCGGGCTTCTTCAACAGAAGTACAGCTATCGCAAGCAAGAAGATTATCCGAAGTAGTAGATGCACAGAGACAAAGGTGCTCGCAGAGTCCAGAAATATCTTCACGGTATGGTCGTTCGAATTCTATAGGTTCTCCAGAAATGGCATTTAATACGAGGCGCATAGCACAGATGTTTGAAGGTAAGAAACGACAGACTCACAGTCCAGAATCTATTGCAGTTCGTTCAAGAATAACGGACAATCCAGAAATGGCATTGAGGTGGCAACGTATGGCTGATATAATTGAGGGAAAGTGCCGTGACACTTCTAGTCCAGATCGTTCGAAGCGATCTGACTCCATTGGTAATCCTGAATTAGCTTTACGTAGACAACGTGTTGCTGATTTAATTCAAGGTGGAAATAAGTCGCGTCAGAGTCAAGAAAACTTGGTGCAACGAAGGAATTCTGGTGAAATTGCATTTAGGATGCAAAGAGTATCAGAAATGATGAAGAAGAAAAACGCCGAGGTGAAAAGGCCAAAAAACTATGGAAAAAGAAAGGCAGCTCGTGAGATTATGAAACAGCGTTTTGAAAAAAGCCTACAAATGTTAGCAGCTGAACCAAGGCTTGATTTTACTTCTTCCGCGGATTTAGAAAACGACTATGGACTACAGCAGTACCGGGCCAGTGCACCACAGTTTGACGAGCGAGTTAAGAAATTGGAGAAGAAATTGCAACATTAT GAAGAAGGCCGCATAGTCGGAGGAGGAGCGCGATCTGCAGGCGGTGGTGCTCGTGTCGCCCGCTTGGCTGCAGAGCTGTCGAATACTACGACCTCGTCGGTAATGCCACGCTCCTCGAAACCCAAAGATCTTATGAGATCCGTAGGAAAAATAGAACGAGATGACTGGAACGTTAAAGAAATCGAACGAAAAATTATGGAGAATAGACTCGGCCGGCCCGAGCCTAAAACTGCGGAAAAGGTCCCCAAATGGGATAGGGAACAA TTTCTAGGTCGTCAACGTCGACTCAAAGAAGGCGAAAATAATGAAGAAAAGTGGGGAGAAATTGACGAAACTCTTCATAAACTAGACCAAAAATTGAGAGACTCTGGACGGCCAGTTCATGGAACTAAAAAG GTTGCCAAGTTAGCCACTAAATTTGTTAAGAAGGAAGAACCAGAAGCTGAAAAGGCATTATCTAAAGAAGAG CTAAAGAAACCTTGGCGTGGTCCATCGTCGGCTGGCATGCAATGCGCTGCTTGTGGTACTCGCGTATTCGCAGCGGAGGGCGTAGTCGCGGATGGTCTGCATCTGCACCGGGCCTGTTTCCGATGTGCAGTGTGCAAGACTGTGCTCAGGCCAGG TAACTACACAATGGAGCGGTACGGCAGTAGATTGGTCTGTCTTCGCCACTCAGGAGTGAGTGTGCCTGACTCTATAGTCTCGAGGGTGTTGTCGGCACCGTCACCCGCTCGTGGCGACGCACCCACGCCCACACCTGAGCGCATCAGTCTCGAACTCTCCGACGGCGGCGCGAGAGAGATCGACGAGGACGAGTGGACCGATAGGAACTTTCTCGCATCTGAAACATCTGGAGCCGGAGGACTCAG TGATGAGGAAGAATCGAGTTCAGATGAGTATACGGACGCTGGTGATAGTGATAACGACGCAGAACATTCACCGCAGCCTGTTGTTGCGGAGCCACGACCGCTCCATTCCAATCTCTACTTCTCAGACGATTCTTTTGGATATGATGATTACTCGGATGATG GAGCGGAATCATCTGGCAACGAATCATGTTCGCGTATGCGCGCTGCTCGCGAGGCTCGGCGGCGTGAGGTGCCAGCAGAAGCGCGGCCGCCTACTGATAGCAGCGAG GTGGAGTCCGAAGAGGAAAGTGAAAGCAGTGATGAAGAAGTATCATCTGCGACTGAAGTATCAACGGACAGCGAGTTTGCTCGTGAGGAATGTGCGCCGATGTGTGCGACGTCTCCACCTGCCATCTTGGTGACGGAGGCGACGCCTCCTGCACCCGCCGCGCCACCGAACCCACCAGAGTATCCGCTTAGCAGGACTCGTTCAGCCGGCGGCTTGGCCACTAAACGAGCACTTgagttaaaaagaaaatatcttcTAGGTGAACCCTCCCCTCCCACCGTGAGAAAATCAGACTCCACCTCACAATTAGATACTAAATTGGAAGCATTTCGATCTACTATAACTGAATTTCAAAAGTTATTACATCCTGCACCAGTTCACCCGCAGAAACCTATTGTTACGTTTCAGTTAAATACAGAAGAGAAAAAAGTACAGCCTATGCCTGACATCATTAAAAACTTATGCACTGATGCCCCTGTAGACTTATTAACAAAAGGCGATTCACCGCTATGTAATAATGATTGGAGAGAACCAATTAAGGAGGAGAGACAAGAGCCAGATATTGAATCAGACTCCCTCTCTGAAGATGATTCATCGCATACCGAAACTATACCTAATCAATCCGTCCCCAGAGTTGAGGTGCATGACGAAGGTGGAGAACTAATACAATTAGATAGTTTGATGATTATTAATGGTACTGTTGATGATAACGACGAGAAAGCTTCCGGGACAGCTACGGTAACGGGACCGACTATTGTTGCAGTAGACTCAGAGTCTTCAGAATCTTGCAGGGATGCGACAACACTAGCATTAACTGAAACAGAACTATCGGACTGGGCTGCTGAAAGTGCCGTTTTAGACGAGTGTGGTTTTGATGATAAGGAAGACAGAAAAAGAAGTAAAAATCCTAGAAGTCTCAGTGGACCTAAGTTAGTGCATGAAACCAAAAATATATCTGCTATACAGTCCCATGTATGTGGGAGGACCAGCCCCACTGAGCCGATAGTGTTCTCGAATGCCCAAGAACATTTTGAGTTTGCTGATGAAGGAGATCAGGACCCATCAATTGAAACACCTGTAACTCCTCGCAACGAAGGCTATATGGAGTTAATAGATGACGAATATGATTCTTATTTTCCTACTAATGACCGGTCAATGAATTTTATAGAAAGAAGCTTCTCCGAAACAACAATTAAACCAAACGTTACAAGCaatgtatttaaagaaaaagaaattgcAAACGACTTTTcagaagtaataaaatatatcgatgaTCAAGATTCTAAAACTGATAGTGTGTCTAAGGAGGAAATATTAATAGCGAATGTTGAACCGCAAACTAATGATTCTTTTGAAAAATCGAATAGTAGTAGTGAGAGAAAGGACGATTCCTTATTTCGCGTAACAGAAGAAGTTACAGATAATCACGATACAAGTAAAAGTGACGATTTAATAATAACTGGTAGCTTTTCTGATATTTCGCCACCTTTGGAAGAAGACGATAATGAAAGTAAACTTGATTGCAATAAAATAGATGCTGAAATATCACTTGAAGACATTTCACCTCCTCTAGCTACTGTCGATAAATCGAAATCTCAAAGTAGCATTGCTTTTACATCGAATAAGCCAATTACTTTTGCTAGTCCTTGTAGTCTTAGAATATATGCACCGGCAATCTGTAGATCCGCTAGTGAAACTTTTAGCAGAACAAATGTACTGGACACAAATTCACCAGCACAGACTGTCGATTGGTCCTGTCACGTAAGTTCAGACTCAATGTCTACGACGAGTCCGACCCCGACACGAGACACCATCGATAAAGTGCAAGAGATTAAAAAAGAAAGAGAGGAACAGACTGAAGTGGTTAGGCGACTTGTGTTGGAGAGATTGGGTAACGGCCAGCGAGCAAATAGAAAGTCAACGCGTAAAACTAAGGCTTCACCGTTGAGCAGCGTGCCGCCACCGGTGCCGCCACCACCGATTTTGACCGCACCCCCCTCACCACCCGCACCTCTCTCGCCTCCCATTGTTCCCATTCTGCCACCGCCGCCGCTTCGACCTGCACCCCCGCTTATGACTTTACCCGTCCATTCCTCGTTTTCTGACCCCGATTTAACGCACGAGAGGAGGAGAAAAGGTATCATAAGGAGCATTTCCAATTACTTGAACAGGCGGCTGGGACCTCGCCAAaag GATTCGCAACGACATCGTATTCGCGAGGCCCATAAGTCAACAGGCGCTCTTCAAGAAGCGCCTCCCGTGCCTCCTCCTCCAATCAGCTACACGCCACCCGACACCTCACTTTCTCCTCAACCACGTCTGCCAA CGGAACAGCAAGCGGCGACAGTTGCCGAGCTAGTGCAAGTATCAGCCCAGCGTCAGGCGCATCAAGCATTAATGGCGGCAGATAG aAGACGTACCGGTGCTAGCAGTGGGGTTGGcgattaa